The genome window ACTAAAGTATGTTAATATTGCTAAGAATGCTACAATTCCCATTAAAAATATGAATATTCTTTCAATATTTTCAAATACATAAACAATACCTGTATTGTAGCTTGCTACAAGGGTACCAAGCAGATTTGAAGGAAGTGAACTTGCTATAAGTGCTGGATTGTGACCTCCGAAGTATTGAACACCAACAGATGCAATAATTGCGATAAGAGGAATAATAATAGCTACAACAATTGATATAGCTTTAACAGTTTTATCTTTACCACCAAATATATTAACAATTAAAGCAGCCAATATTGGAATAACGACCATTAATGGAATTAGATAGTTCATTTTTCATCCCCCATTATTTCTTTAGTGCTTAAGGTTCCATGTTTTCTATATAAAACCATAGCTAAAGCCAACATAACTGCTAAAGTACTTGCACAAATTACAATACTTGTAAGAACTAATGCCTGAGGTAAAGGATATGAAGAATTTGCTGCAAACCAGTCAGCAGTCATACCAGGTAAGAAGAT of Methanobrevibacter olleyae contains these proteins:
- a CDS encoding cation:proton antiporter subunit C; amino-acid sequence: MMDIQLASLFASGAFIIIGLFAAIFIDNLIKKIIGIAFIEEGVNLFLICLGYKAGGVVPIFLPGMTADWFAANSSYPLPQALVLTSIVICASTLAVMLALAMVLYRKHGTLSTKEIMGDEK